Proteins encoded by one window of Salicibibacter halophilus:
- a CDS encoding LutC/YkgG family protein — protein MSRGTIRGREEFLNQIAEKKEQPRSEHVERPEWKVQPQWDIFANETTDQLVGRFKEQCKNIHTNVIETTSGGLREAVAETIGAYQAESAIMWDDERLMTAGLDEAFREQMQDLGVEVHVWNADDGNENIRRAERAGVGITYSDMTLAESGTVVCLSSPQKGRVVSTLPENYIAVIPRSTIVPRLTQATRHIHERVQNGEEIPSGIHFISGPSNSADIEMSLVVGVHGPMRATYIILEDM, from the coding sequence ATGAGTAGAGGAACGATCCGGGGACGAGAAGAATTTTTAAATCAAATCGCTGAGAAAAAAGAACAACCGCGCAGCGAACACGTGGAACGCCCCGAATGGAAGGTGCAGCCCCAATGGGATATTTTTGCAAACGAGACGACTGATCAGTTAGTGGGTCGCTTCAAAGAGCAATGTAAAAACATTCATACGAATGTCATCGAAACAACGAGCGGAGGACTTCGGGAAGCGGTCGCGGAAACGATCGGGGCTTATCAAGCAGAATCTGCAATCATGTGGGACGATGAAAGGCTGATGACGGCAGGGCTCGACGAAGCATTTCGCGAACAAATGCAAGATCTCGGTGTGGAAGTGCATGTTTGGAATGCTGATGACGGCAATGAAAACATTCGGCGGGCGGAACGTGCCGGGGTCGGGATCACCTATAGCGATATGACTTTAGCGGAATCAGGCACGGTCGTATGCTTAAGCTCGCCGCAGAAAGGAAGGGTCGTCAGTACCCTTCCGGAAAATTATATCGCTGTCATCCCCCGCAGTACGATTGTGCCCCGTTTAACCCAAGCCACCCGCCACATCCATGAACGGGTGCAAAACGGCGAGGAAATCCCGTCCGGCATTCATTTTATCTCGGGACCATCCAATAGCGCCGACATTGAAATGAGCCTGGTCGTCGGAGTGCACGGGCCGATGAGAGCGACTTATATTATTTTGGAAGATATGTGA
- a CDS encoding NERD domain-containing protein: MEKIKEREPSAELKILRLLNPRMNLQDYQHYLNLEKGFAGELQLDIWLEGLTNDCLVVNDLLLEHKGKAFQIDSFVVFQSIIYVFDSKYHEGDFYLDTNKWKTLAGKEINSPQPQMERAESLLRQLLQQRLNIDIPIESLLVFTHPEFYLYNAPPTLPAIFYNQLHRFMKKMNSMASKLNRSHESLAEQLIAQHLNKFPHTRLPEYDYEQLKKGVVCGKCTSFMVEGGRVWVCGECGYKENAQTAIIRSVEEFQLLFPDRKITSATIREWCAVNGDRKKITRTLSNYFKRMGKGPASYYID; the protein is encoded by the coding sequence ATGGAAAAGATAAAAGAACGTGAACCATCAGCGGAATTAAAAATTTTGCGATTATTAAATCCGCGAATGAATCTTCAGGACTATCAGCATTATTTGAACCTAGAAAAAGGTTTTGCCGGCGAGTTGCAACTGGATATTTGGCTGGAAGGACTTACAAATGATTGTCTTGTCGTCAATGATTTGTTACTCGAGCATAAGGGAAAGGCGTTTCAAATTGATTCGTTCGTAGTTTTCCAAAGTATAATCTATGTTTTCGACTCCAAATATCATGAAGGCGACTTTTATCTAGATACCAATAAATGGAAAACGCTTGCCGGGAAAGAAATAAACAGCCCTCAGCCGCAAATGGAGCGAGCCGAATCCCTCCTGAGACAATTGCTTCAACAACGCCTTAACATCGACATTCCGATCGAATCCCTCCTAGTTTTTACTCACCCTGAATTTTACTTGTACAATGCCCCTCCGACACTGCCTGCCATTTTTTATAACCAGCTCCATCGCTTTATGAAAAAAATGAACAGCATGGCGTCGAAACTCAATCGAAGTCATGAAAGCCTTGCTGAACAGTTAATTGCTCAGCATTTGAATAAGTTTCCCCATACCCGTTTACCCGAATATGACTATGAACAATTGAAAAAAGGTGTTGTTTGCGGTAAATGTACATCCTTTATGGTTGAAGGGGGACGAGTATGGGTGTGTGGAGAATGCGGCTACAAAGAAAATGCCCAAACTGCGATCATCCGTAGCGTAGAGGAATTTCAGCTCCTTTTTCCGGACCGAAAAATTACCAGCGCCACAATTCGTGAATGGTGCGCGGTGAATGGTGACCGTAAAAAAATCACAAGGACACTTTCCAATTATTTCAAACGCATGGGAAAAGGACCGGCTTCATATTATATTGATTGA
- a CDS encoding CynX/NimT family MFS transporter, translated as MKQRLSSPMIWIILAIIFVAFNLRPAITSVGPLIGILREDLQLTNSEAGVITTLPLLAFAVLSIAAPRLARKWGIEWAIFAGLFTLLIGILLRSAGYSTTLFMGTAIIGIGIAVCNVLLPGFVKLKFEKHTGLMTSIYMTSMSLFATIGSGISIPLAVHLGLDWEGALASWAIVVIAAMGVWVPQLRQAQKPEMAEKHTGAEQKLWRSPLAWQITVFMGVQSTLFYSLITWLPEMVQANGINAVTAGWLLSFMQLCGLPTNFLTPILATRLQNQRVIVLFIIFFYLAGFIGLYAIGHSVPLHFLFIFFIGIAQGASISLSFILFNLRTTSAQQASQLSGMAQSFGYLLAASGPILLGFLYDYTNTWGLPIIILTFLSIMLAIAGWNASKDTYLFAKRPVDRERS; from the coding sequence ATGAAACAGCGTCTATCGAGCCCGATGATATGGATCATTCTCGCGATTATCTTTGTCGCGTTTAATTTACGTCCCGCGATTACAAGCGTTGGCCCGCTCATTGGGATTCTGCGAGAGGACTTGCAGTTAACAAACAGCGAGGCTGGGGTAATTACCACCCTCCCATTACTCGCGTTCGCCGTTCTTTCCATCGCTGCCCCAAGGCTCGCGCGAAAATGGGGGATCGAGTGGGCGATATTTGCAGGGTTATTTACGTTACTGATTGGCATCCTTTTAAGGTCTGCCGGTTACTCGACAACGTTGTTTATGGGAACAGCCATCATTGGAATCGGTATTGCGGTCTGCAACGTGTTGCTTCCAGGTTTTGTAAAATTAAAATTTGAAAAACATACAGGGCTGATGACGAGCATTTACATGACATCCATGAGCCTGTTTGCGACCATCGGTTCCGGAATCAGCATTCCGCTAGCCGTTCATCTCGGCTTGGATTGGGAAGGTGCGCTTGCCTCTTGGGCGATTGTCGTCATTGCCGCAATGGGCGTTTGGGTGCCCCAGCTTCGCCAAGCGCAAAAACCCGAAATGGCGGAGAAGCATACAGGGGCGGAGCAAAAGTTATGGCGCTCTCCCCTCGCCTGGCAAATTACCGTCTTCATGGGGGTGCAGTCCACTCTGTTTTACAGTTTAATCACCTGGCTTCCCGAGATGGTGCAAGCAAATGGGATCAATGCGGTTACCGCCGGTTGGCTGCTTAGCTTTATGCAACTTTGCGGACTTCCAACCAATTTTTTAACCCCAATTCTCGCCACCCGCTTGCAAAATCAACGGGTGATTGTTTTATTTATCATCTTTTTTTACTTAGCCGGTTTCATAGGTTTATATGCAATCGGACATTCAGTGCCGCTACACTTTTTGTTCATCTTTTTTATCGGAATTGCCCAAGGTGCCAGCATTAGTCTTTCTTTTATTTTATTCAACTTAAGAACCACATCTGCGCAGCAAGCCTCCCAGTTATCGGGAATGGCGCAATCATTCGGATATTTATTGGCCGCCTCAGGACCGATTTTGCTCGGGTTTCTTTATGATTACACAAATACGTGGGGATTGCCGATCATTATCCTTACATTCTTAAGCATTATGCTTGCCATTGCCGGATGGAACGCATCCAAGGATACTTATTTGTTTGCAAAACGGCCGGTGGACAGGGAACGTTCTTAG
- a CDS encoding YhgE/Pip domain-containing protein, whose protein sequence is MLSAEFSKIFSNKPLIISTIAVLLFPVMYSVALLSSTMEPTDNIDNLPVAVVNMDEGASMGEDEIQAGDDLVNELQEEQVLDFQFVDQAEANEGLENGDYYMTVEIPSDFSSRATTVMDENPEQTELIYTQNEGLSHMASQVTDAAITEIMEGLSEQITATYVTQMFDQLGDVSDGFTEAADGSGEINDGTEDLIAGTSEMLGSLVGESDEIARLSDGADELNQGTGTLLSSLEEQSPDISELSGGANELEDGTEELLGSLTGESSDISELSSGANELEDGTEELLGSLTGESSDISELSSGANELENGTEELLGSLTEESSDISELSSGANELEDGTEELLGSLTEESSDISELSSGANELEDGTEELLGSLTEESADISELSSGANELQKSRFQFPILKAPV, encoded by the coding sequence ATGTTGTCAGCTGAGTTTTCGAAAATTTTCAGTAACAAACCACTGATTATTTCTACCATTGCTGTATTGCTGTTTCCGGTAATGTACAGTGTAGCACTGCTTTCCAGTACGATGGAACCGACAGACAATATAGATAACCTGCCCGTAGCTGTTGTCAACATGGACGAGGGAGCTTCTATGGGAGAGGATGAAATTCAAGCCGGTGACGACCTTGTAAACGAATTGCAAGAGGAGCAAGTGCTCGATTTCCAATTCGTTGATCAGGCAGAAGCAAATGAAGGTTTGGAAAACGGTGACTATTACATGACAGTCGAAATTCCTTCCGATTTTTCAAGCAGAGCAACAACTGTGATGGACGAAAACCCTGAACAGACTGAATTGATATACACGCAAAATGAAGGATTAAGCCACATGGCATCTCAGGTTACTGATGCCGCCATCACAGAAATTATGGAAGGGCTTTCAGAGCAAATCACGGCTACTTACGTAACACAAATGTTTGACCAGCTTGGCGATGTTTCGGACGGCTTCACGGAAGCGGCGGATGGTTCCGGTGAAATTAACGATGGAACGGAAGACTTAATCGCCGGAACTTCAGAGATGCTTGGCTCTCTTGTAGGTGAGTCCGATGAAATTGCCCGGCTGTCAGACGGTGCCGATGAATTAAATCAGGGTACCGGGACATTGCTAAGCTCTTTGGAAGAGCAAAGCCCAGACATTTCCGAGTTATCCGGCGGAGCCAATGAATTGGAAGACGGTACCGAAGAACTGCTGGGTAGTTTAACAGGAGAGAGCTCCGACATTTCCGAATTGTCAAGCGGAGCCAATGAATTGGAGGACGGCACCGAGGAACTGCTGGGTAGTTTAACAGGAGAAAGCTCCGACATTTCCGAACTGTCAAGCGGAGCCAATGAATTGGAAAACGGCACCGAGGAACTGTTGGGTAGTTTAACAGAGGAAAGCTCCGACATTTCCGAATTGTCAAGCGGAGCCAATGAATTGGAGGACGGCACCGAGGAACTGCTGGGTAGTTTAACAGAGGAAAGCTCCGACATTTCCGAACTGTCAAGCGGAGCCAATGAATTGGAAGACGGCACCGAGGAACTGCTGGGTAGTTTAACAGAGGAAAGCGCTGACATTTCCGAATTGTCAAGCGGGGCCAATGAATTGCAAAAATCTCGGTTCCAATTTCCAATTTTAAAAGCGCCGGTGTGA
- a CDS encoding transposase gives MGRPTLQKLLTYVSKVYGIGEKIKRAKDGRKDPDILASTICSILMLGCLWRMPSLNVLDQWVKFGRFKKLFPGVRLPRVDAVRESLSQYDLEPLQAMHDDTIRKAKRNKVFQQGTMKGRVVVALDGFELFESKVKECDACLTRVIDGETHYYHQGVACMTIGSDPHVILGIDHLHPRDEKDDDEGELTGGKRLIRNLYEQHHHFADVIVGDALYANAPFINDVRAIGMDAIVRVKNKRLNLVKDALGLFQKRDSDAQWTHEDPEPKGKQTKRKQKHIHVEAWDEEGFEMGGVPEPVRFLRFRETITQNMYQGKTVERVETIKEVWVVTTLGKHVPTKDVWEMIHERWDIENNGFRELKTKWHIHHCFMHHPRAIEAMVMFIMIAFNLFQLYTFRRVKDFWNKGMTLSFLIEEFRIDAVREDVPLYALLE, from the coding sequence GTGGGTAGACCTACTTTGCAAAAACTACTCACCTATGTGTCTAAGGTATATGGAATCGGCGAAAAAATCAAGAGGGCAAAGGACGGAAGAAAAGATCCGGACATTCTAGCATCGACGATATGCTCTATCCTTATGCTGGGTTGTCTGTGGCGCATGCCGAGCTTGAATGTGTTGGACCAATGGGTGAAATTTGGGCGATTCAAAAAGCTTTTCCCTGGCGTTCGCTTGCCCCGTGTTGATGCCGTGCGTGAGTCTTTAAGTCAGTATGATTTGGAGCCTTTACAGGCGATGCATGACGATACGATTCGCAAGGCAAAGCGAAACAAAGTTTTCCAACAGGGAACGATGAAGGGACGAGTGGTCGTTGCTCTGGATGGATTTGAACTGTTTGAAAGCAAGGTGAAAGAATGTGACGCATGCTTAACCCGTGTCATTGATGGCGAAACCCATTATTACCATCAAGGCGTCGCTTGCATGACGATCGGCTCTGATCCTCACGTGATCCTTGGAATCGACCACTTACATCCCAGGGATGAGAAAGATGACGATGAGGGCGAACTCACAGGCGGGAAACGACTCATCCGAAACCTTTATGAGCAACATCATCATTTTGCCGATGTGATCGTGGGTGATGCCCTGTATGCCAATGCCCCTTTTATCAATGACGTACGCGCCATTGGCATGGATGCGATCGTTCGCGTCAAAAACAAACGTTTGAATCTCGTCAAAGATGCGCTGGGGCTTTTTCAAAAGCGTGACTCTGACGCTCAATGGACCCACGAGGACCCGGAGCCAAAGGGCAAGCAAACGAAGAGAAAACAAAAGCATATCCATGTCGAAGCATGGGATGAAGAAGGATTTGAAATGGGAGGCGTTCCCGAGCCCGTCCGCTTTCTGAGATTCCGCGAGACGATCACGCAAAACATGTATCAAGGCAAGACCGTCGAACGCGTCGAGACCATCAAAGAGGTTTGGGTGGTGACCACGCTCGGTAAACATGTGCCGACCAAAGACGTTTGGGAAATGATTCACGAAAGATGGGATATTGAAAATAACGGCTTTCGGGAACTCAAAACCAAGTGGCATATACACCACTGCTTTATGCACCATCCACGCGCCATCGAAGCCATGGTCATGTTCATCATGATCGCGTTTAACTTATTTCAACTCTATACTTTCCGCAGGGTGAAAGATTTTTGGAACAAGGGGATGACCCTGTCTTTTCTTATCGAAGAGTTCAGAATCGATGCGGTCAGGGAGGATGTTCCCCTTTATGCGCTGTTAGAATAA
- a CDS encoding YhgE/Pip family protein produces MGNLTEEESDIEELAAGAEELNTGSDEVEEGANDVLAGLLDAQAGAGELQEGVAQFEEFLPILEDLLGEEAAEGIGELIEGVDQLNAGIDELVVGQTDLVDGAEDLSAGASQVADGTASVNDGWGELIVGATELNDGASQVNEGTSSVESGWNELTVGATELNDGASQVNEGTGSVESGWDELTVGATELNDGASQVNEGTGSVESGWDELTVGATELNDGASQVNEGTGSVESGWDELTVGATELNDGASQVNEGTGSVESGWDELTVGATELNDGAIQINEGTYAVESGWGELTEGATELNDGSSELSDGTDSVEAGWADLTDGANQLNDGAEELYDGSDELHSSLQDGADEVAATSTEDDNVEMFASPVQGTGEQVNAFSEYRQSEAPYVLSIALFVGALLISFVVNFRKPEVVPTSGFQWFAGKFTIIASLAIAQAVLLSVITVILGTPVASFLNLLLFAIFVSITFVAIVQLLVSVAGLIGKFLAGALILVQLQLTGGPLPIELLPASLQWISPMLPMTYSIEGFKSVVNAGSLDGGSIIALSLFLMICAVATLIYFLVAFSRKREKDEDETERVTA; encoded by the coding sequence TTGGGCAATTTGACAGAGGAAGAATCTGATATTGAAGAATTAGCTGCCGGCGCAGAAGAGTTAAATACCGGAAGCGATGAAGTTGAAGAAGGTGCCAATGATGTGCTTGCCGGATTGTTAGATGCCCAAGCAGGGGCAGGAGAGTTGCAAGAAGGAGTAGCACAATTTGAGGAATTTCTGCCAATTCTTGAAGATCTCTTAGGAGAAGAAGCGGCGGAAGGAATTGGAGAACTAATAGAAGGCGTCGATCAATTGAATGCAGGAATTGATGAGTTAGTCGTTGGACAGACTGATCTTGTAGACGGAGCAGAGGACTTATCCGCTGGAGCTTCTCAGGTAGCTGATGGAACTGCTTCAGTAAATGATGGGTGGGGAGAACTGATCGTCGGAGCCACCGAACTAAATGACGGGGCATCTCAAGTCAATGAAGGCACGAGTTCTGTAGAAAGCGGTTGGAATGAATTAACCGTCGGAGCCACCGAACTGAATGACGGAGCATCCCAAGTCAATGAAGGCACGGGTTCTGTGGAAAGCGGCTGGGATGAATTAACCGTCGGAGCCACCGAATTGAACGATGGAGCATCTCAAGTTAATGAAGGCACGGGTTCTGTGGAAAGCGGCTGGGATGAACTAACTGTTGGTGCCACCGAACTGAACGACGGAGCATCCCAAGTCAATGAAGGCACGGGTTCTGTAGAAAGCGGCTGGGATGAACTAACTGTTGGTGCCACCGAACTGAACGACGGAGCATCCCAAGTCAATGAAGGCACGGGTTCTGTAGAAAGCGGCTGGGATGAATTAACCGTCGGAGCCACCGAATTGAACGACGGAGCTATTCAAATCAATGAAGGTACGTATGCTGTAGAAAGCGGCTGGGGCGAACTAACCGAAGGTGCCACCGAACTGAACGATGGATCATCCGAACTCAGCGATGGCACAGACTCCGTTGAAGCCGGTTGGGCTGATTTAACCGATGGTGCCAATCAGTTAAATGACGGGGCAGAAGAATTGTATGATGGCAGTGATGAATTACATTCGAGCTTACAGGATGGAGCCGATGAGGTCGCGGCGACTTCAACTGAAGATGATAACGTGGAGATGTTTGCCTCCCCGGTTCAGGGAACGGGAGAACAGGTTAACGCATTTTCTGAATATCGCCAATCTGAGGCACCTTATGTGTTATCCATTGCTCTGTTTGTCGGAGCATTATTGATCTCTTTCGTGGTCAATTTCCGTAAACCAGAAGTGGTTCCAACTTCAGGTTTTCAGTGGTTTGCCGGGAAGTTCACGATTATTGCTTCACTTGCAATTGCTCAAGCAGTCTTGCTTTCCGTTATCACAGTTATACTTGGAACACCGGTTGCAAGCTTTTTAAACTTATTATTGTTTGCTATATTCGTCAGTATAACATTTGTGGCGATTGTTCAACTGCTTGTATCTGTCGCAGGGCTTATTGGAAAATTCCTTGCCGGAGCCTTGATTCTTGTGCAATTGCAGTTGACAGGAGGTCCGCTCCCGATTGAATTGCTACCCGCTTCTTTGCAGTGGATAAGTCCAATGCTCCCTATGACTTACTCCATTGAAGGGTTCAAATCGGTCGTTAACGCTGGGTCACTTGATGGAGGTAGTATAATCGCTTTATCCTTGTTCTTGATGATTTGTGCAGTAGCCACCCTTATCTATTTCCTAGTTGCATTTTCTAGAAAAAGGGAAAAAGATGAGGATGAAACTGAACGTGTAACCGCGTAA
- a CDS encoding alpha/beta hydrolase: MHHIFKEGTNTEGPVLLLLHGTGGDENDLLPLAQMISPSSSVLSVRGNVSEGGMPRFFRRLAEGVFDEEDLVARTKELADFLDESAEKYGFDRKQIVAVGYSNGANIAASLLYHYENVLKGAVLHHPMVPLRNVELPSLKDVPVFIGAGKQDPICRPEETEELASTLESAGSNVELFWENTGHQLTKTEVEAASQWFQENF, from the coding sequence ATGCATCATATTTTCAAAGAAGGTACGAACACAGAAGGACCGGTCCTTTTACTCTTGCACGGAACCGGAGGAGATGAAAACGACTTGTTGCCGTTAGCACAAATGATTTCTCCATCGTCGTCGGTCTTAAGCGTGCGCGGAAATGTATCCGAAGGTGGCATGCCCAGATTTTTCAGGCGCCTGGCCGAAGGTGTATTTGACGAAGAAGATCTTGTGGCTCGAACGAAAGAACTTGCGGATTTTCTCGACGAAAGCGCGGAAAAATACGGCTTTGACCGCAAGCAAATTGTCGCTGTCGGATATTCTAATGGTGCCAACATCGCGGCCAGCTTGCTTTATCATTATGAAAATGTACTAAAAGGTGCGGTGCTGCATCATCCGATGGTGCCTTTGCGGAATGTCGAGCTCCCTTCACTAAAAGATGTCCCTGTATTTATCGGGGCCGGTAAACAAGATCCCATCTGCCGCCCGGAAGAGACAGAAGAACTCGCTTCCACCCTGGAAAGCGCAGGATCGAATGTTGAATTATTTTGGGAGAACACCGGCCATCAACTGACAAAAACAGAGGTCGAGGCAGCAAGCCAATGGTTCCAGGAAAATTTTTAG
- a CDS encoding ring-cleaving dioxygenase: MELKGIHHLSALTANAAKNVEFYTEIMGMRLVKKTVNQDDVSVYHLFYGDERGNPGTELTFFEIPMAAPNKRGASSISGTSLRVKNDEALDYWKSRFEQYDVSHGNIEVRAGRNALSFEDFEGQRLLLVSDETNKGVPGGVPWNESPVPQKYGIIGLGPIHLTVRDPKPTAEILTKVMGYRRKENVDYTLKDREVLVFETGKGGTGSEVHIVHAPELPFERQGRGGVHHVAFRVDDEDALRKWISHIDDTGLPNSGFVERYYFRSLYFREPNGILFELATDGPGFDTDEDLAHLGESLALPPYLEPQREQIEAKLKPLDTKRS; the protein is encoded by the coding sequence ATGGAATTAAAAGGCATCCATCACCTCTCGGCGCTCACCGCCAATGCGGCCAAAAACGTGGAATTCTATACCGAAATCATGGGGATGCGCCTCGTTAAAAAAACGGTCAATCAAGACGACGTCAGCGTTTATCATCTTTTTTACGGAGATGAACGGGGCAATCCCGGAACGGAGCTAACCTTTTTCGAAATTCCGATGGCCGCGCCAAACAAGCGTGGAGCAAGCAGTATTTCCGGAACTTCTTTGCGCGTAAAAAATGATGAGGCGCTTGATTATTGGAAATCACGATTTGAGCAATACGACGTTTCACACGGAAACATTGAAGTGCGCGCCGGTCGAAATGCACTCTCGTTTGAGGATTTTGAAGGGCAACGTCTCCTCCTTGTCTCTGATGAAACGAATAAAGGCGTCCCTGGAGGCGTTCCTTGGAACGAAAGCCCGGTGCCGCAAAAATACGGCATCATTGGTCTGGGGCCGATTCATCTCACCGTGCGCGATCCGAAACCTACGGCTGAAATCCTGACAAAAGTCATGGGCTATCGCAGAAAAGAAAATGTAGACTATACGCTGAAAGACAGGGAAGTGCTCGTATTTGAGACTGGCAAAGGCGGAACAGGGTCGGAAGTGCATATCGTGCACGCTCCCGAACTCCCTTTTGAACGTCAAGGAAGAGGCGGCGTTCATCACGTAGCCTTTCGCGTCGATGATGAGGATGCATTAAGAAAATGGATCTCCCACATTGATGATACCGGCCTGCCGAATTCGGGTTTTGTAGAACGTTATTATTTCCGTTCCCTTTATTTCCGTGAGCCGAATGGTATCCTTTTTGAGCTCGCAACGGATGGACCCGGTTTTGACACAGATGAAGATTTGGCACATTTGGGCGAATCTTTGGCCTTGCCACCTTACCTCGAGCCGCAACGGGAACAAATTGAAGCGAAACTAAAACCACTGGACACCAAACGCTCATAG
- a CDS encoding MarR family winged helix-turn-helix transcriptional regulator yields the protein MRLSKHDKQRGLLLWFRLARFFQQSVKASNQHLDPYGLSIAQFDLLVQIGASQPITQQELAQKLLVSKGNITQLIKRMENRKLITRRQEWKTKYITLTTQGTELYQEVVPKQEQFQASQFQALNKDEQVQLLHLLTKLQKQGGEDLWN from the coding sequence ATGCGGTTATCGAAACACGATAAGCAACGAGGACTCCTTTTGTGGTTCAGGCTTGCGCGTTTTTTTCAGCAAAGTGTCAAAGCGTCCAATCAGCATCTGGATCCCTACGGCTTATCGATCGCCCAATTTGATCTGCTCGTTCAAATCGGTGCCAGTCAACCGATCACCCAACAGGAACTCGCACAAAAATTACTCGTTTCGAAAGGGAACATCACCCAATTAATCAAACGTATGGAAAACAGAAAACTCATTACACGCAGGCAAGAGTGGAAAACAAAATATATTACATTAACAACGCAGGGGACGGAACTCTACCAAGAGGTGGTTCCAAAACAAGAACAATTTCAAGCGTCCCAATTTCAAGCGTTGAACAAAGACGAACAAGTGCAACTGCTTCATCTTTTAACGAAATTACAAAAGCAAGGAGGGGAAGATTTATGGAATTAA
- a CDS encoding aldo/keto reductase: MRYRQLGKTGIELSEISLGTMSLPLDQKKATAIVDAALEKGVNYFDTADLYKYGEIEEMLGKIIKGRRDDFILASKGGNHWEKGKDNWFWDPSKAYIKEACKASLGRLGIDYLDVYQLHGGTIEDPIDETVEAFQELQQDGYIREWGISSIRPNVIKRYAGAGISSVMMQYSLLDRRPEEEILDFLYDQGISVIVRGPVAKGMLSMKAEEKVPENGFLGHTRAKVMRAAEKVQQIRGVEAAAQTAIQYVLKHPAVTSVTTGASTPQQVFENIGASELKPLTEKEYERLQNSIPAEVYEQHRV; the protein is encoded by the coding sequence ATGAGATATCGCCAATTAGGAAAAACCGGGATTGAGCTTTCGGAAATAAGCTTAGGAACGATGAGTTTACCCCTGGATCAAAAAAAAGCCACCGCCATTGTGGATGCCGCGTTGGAAAAAGGGGTGAACTATTTCGATACCGCCGATTTGTATAAATATGGGGAAATTGAAGAAATGCTCGGTAAGATCATCAAAGGGCGGCGAGATGATTTTATTTTGGCTTCCAAAGGAGGAAACCATTGGGAGAAAGGAAAAGATAATTGGTTTTGGGATCCTTCAAAAGCGTATATAAAAGAAGCATGCAAGGCCAGTTTAGGGCGGCTCGGCATCGATTATCTTGATGTTTACCAACTGCATGGCGGAACGATAGAGGATCCGATCGACGAAACAGTGGAAGCATTTCAGGAACTTCAGCAAGACGGTTACATCCGGGAATGGGGCATTTCATCCATTCGTCCGAATGTGATTAAAAGATACGCGGGCGCGGGGATCTCCAGCGTAATGATGCAGTACAGTTTGCTTGACCGGCGCCCGGAAGAAGAAATACTTGATTTTTTATATGATCAAGGGATTAGTGTTATCGTTCGCGGACCGGTTGCAAAAGGGATGCTGAGCATGAAGGCTGAAGAAAAAGTGCCGGAGAACGGCTTCCTTGGACACACACGAGCAAAAGTCATGCGTGCCGCTGAAAAAGTGCAGCAAATACGAGGCGTGGAAGCGGCCGCGCAAACGGCAATTCAATATGTGTTGAAACATCCGGCAGTTACCTCGGTAACGACTGGGGCAAGTACACCGCAGCAAGTGTTTGAAAATATCGGCGCATCCGAATTAAAACCGTTAACGGAAAAAGAATATGAGCGATTGCAAAACAGTATCCCCGCAGAGGTTTATGAACAGCATCGCGTGTAG